Proteins from a genomic interval of Siniperca chuatsi isolate FFG_IHB_CAS linkage group LG10, ASM2008510v1, whole genome shotgun sequence:
- the ubxn10 gene encoding UBX domain-containing protein 10: protein MHLTRPKSSKGRSRPAVNNSLYAGDPDSIQRPPVSPDSAVHSRPDRNLRSQSQPIMWQASQLSQDEVLQMLQHTPAAPPQSLNKYKVLPSIERRQSEVSPGRSLDKQMSKLSLSDDAILQQRYRHEEPDLPMVKAVTQTSSSEVDKRADMHLRVWPKPPDPGPITTKEAGATGSLLLAIRAPCGRRFQQHFDPTDTLLTVRARAEVMYGAKYGDASIETMDVPRRSFTDMDMTLAQCGILNRSLLCISQNDSVVQHE, encoded by the coding sequence AACAACTCCCTGTATGCAGGTGACCCAGACAGCATCCAGAGGCCACCTGTGTCTCCAGACTCTGCTGTGCACAGCAGGCCGGACAGAAACCTCCGCTCCCAGTCCCAGCCCATAATGTGGCAGGCCAGCCAGCTGAGCCAGGATGAAGTTCTGCAGATGCTGCAACACACCCCTGCTGCTCCACCACAGTCCTTAAACAAGTACAAGGTTCTTCCATCCATAGAGAGGAGGCAGTCAGAGGTGAGTCCTGGGAGAAGCCTGGACAAACAGATGTCCAAGCTCAGCCTGTCTGATGATGCTATCCTGCAGCAAAGGTATAGGCATGAGGAGCCAGATCTCCCCATGGTGAAGGCTGTGACCCAGACCAGCAGCTCTGAGGTGGACAAGAGGGCTGACATGCATCTCAGGGTCTGGCCTAAACCCCCTGACCCAGGACCAATTACGACCAAAGAAGCTGGTGCCACTGGCAGCTTGCTCCTAGCTATCCGAGCACCATGTGGTAGGAGGTTTCAGCAGCACTTTGACCCCACAGACACTCTGCTGACCGTGAGAGCCAGAGCAGAGGTCATGTATGGAGCCAAATACGGAGACGCTTCCATCGAGACCATGGATGTGCCACGCAGGTCCTTCACAGACATGGATATGACCTTGGCTCAGTGTGGCATCCTGAACAGATCGTTGCTGTGCATCTCTCAGAATGACAGCGTGGTGCAGCATGAGTGA